The nucleotide sequence TTGAAAAAGGTGAAtggaagaacaaaggaaaaggcTCATATGTATTGTGAAGCACACACTTTCCGACAGTGAAGCACCTCCCAAGTCCAGCATTAGGAGCTCATGTTGTCTTTGACCcggcaggaggaagaaatacttACACCCAGTAAAGCAGCATCAGCAGGAAAGGACAGATGATGACTGCCTGGAGGACCTGCCAGTCCCTGCAGAGGGCAGCCAGCCCTGGCATGAGGAATTGCCCCGCCATTTCGATGAAGCTCGCCACCATGGTGATCATGAACCGGTGCCCAGGAGGACAGAGCTCTAtccctgaaacacagagcacaCGCAAACACATTAGCCCCCACCAGC is from Gymnogyps californianus isolate 813 unplaced genomic scaffold, ASM1813914v2 HiC_scaffold_318, whole genome shotgun sequence and encodes:
- the LOC127028349 gene encoding solute carrier family 22 member 23-like, coding for MCLRVLCVSGIELCPPGHRFMITMVASFIEMAGQFLMPGLAALCRDWQVLQAVIICPFLLMLLYWVIFPESLRWLMATQQFEASKELILQFTHKNRMNTESDIKGVVP